In Humulus lupulus chromosome 6, drHumLupu1.1, whole genome shotgun sequence, a single genomic region encodes these proteins:
- the LOC133784495 gene encoding cytochrome P450 71D10-like, which translates to MHLQLGEVPHIVVSSPEIAKEMMKTHDVNFAQRPFVLIAGKFYGIDIAFAHYGDYWRQMRKICSEELLSPKRVQSFRSIREKEVFDLVRYVYSKAGEAFNLSDKIFSLTYSITARAAFGKKCKEQGAFISAVEEGLKIAAGFSLTEAFPSQTWLLWISRIGPNFNKKIETVDTTLDSIINEHNKDREGKTETGKTECLLEVLLELQGSSELTVPLETTNIKAVIMDIFIAGSDTSSAVVEWTMLELLKNPTEMAKVQAEVRRVFGRKRNVDETTLHELKFLKMVIKETMRLHPPGPLLVPRESKESCVMNGYYIPAKTKVLVNAWAIGRDPKYWTEAEKFYPERFNNSSVDFKGNNFEFIPFGGGRRICPGISFAIADIELTLAQLLFHFDWILPHGTTHENLDMSEVFGMTVRRKGGLYVIPIPRNPLVIG; encoded by the exons ATGCATCTTCAGCTTGGTGAAGTTCCTCACATTGTCGTTTCTTCACCTGAGATTGCCAAAGAGATGATGAAAACTCATGATGTCAACTTTGCTCAAAGGCCTTTTGTCCTCATTGCAGGTAAGTTTTATGGTATAGATATTGCCTTTGCACACTATGGTGATTATTGGAGACAGATGAGGAAGATTTGCTCAGAAGAGTTGTTAAGTCCTAAACGCGTGCAATCTTTTCGATCCATAAGAGAAAAAGAAGTGTTTGATTTAGTTCGATATGTATATTCAAAAGCAGGTGAGGCCTTCAATCTTAGTGACAAAATATTCTCATTGACATATAGCATCACTGCTAGAGCAGCCTTTGGTAAGAAGTGTAAAGAGCAAGGAGCCTTTATATCAGCTGTGGAGGAAGGTCTAAAGATTGCTGCTGGTTTCAGTCTCACTGAAGCATTCCCTTCCCAAACTTGGCTGCTTTGGATCAGTCGCATTGGGCCGAATTTCAACAAGAAGATCGAAACTGTTGATACCACGCTTGACAGCATCATAAATGAACATAACAAAGATAGGGAAGGAAAAACTGAAACAGGAAAAACAGAGTGTTTGTTGGAAGTTCTTTTGGAACTGCAGGGTAGTAGTGAGCTCACAGTTCCACTAGAGACTACAAACATCAAAGCAGTCATCATG GACATTTTCATTGCTGGAAGTGACACATCTTCTGCAGTTGTAGAGTGGACAATGCTTGAATTGCTGAAAAACCCGACAGAAATGGCTAAGGTACAAGCTGAAGTTAGACGAGTATTTGGAAGAAAAAGAAATGTGGATGAAACAACACTCCATGAACTAAAATTCCTTAAGATGGTTATCAAAGAAACCATGAGACTACACCCTCCTGGTCCTTTGTTAGTGCCAAGAGAATCTAAAGAAAGTTGTGTTATGAATGGCTATTACATACCTGCCAAAACTAAAGTACTTGTCAATGCTTGGGCAATAGGAAGGGACCCAAAGTATTGGACTGAAGCTGAGAAGTTCTACCCTGAGAGGTTTAATAATAGTTCAGTTGACTTTAAGGGAAATAACTTTGAATTCATTCCATTTGGTGGTGGTAGAAGAATTTGTCCTGGAATATCATTTGCCATAGCGGATATTGAGCTTACTTTAGCACAGCTATTGTTCCATTTTGATTGGATACTTCCCCATGGGACCACTCATGAAAATCTTGACATGTCTGAGGTTTTTGGCATGACTGTGAGAAGAAAAGGGGGTCTCTACGTAATCCCAATTCCTAGAAATCCCTTGGTTATTGGGTAA